The proteins below come from a single Halobacillus salinarum genomic window:
- a CDS encoding DEAD/DEAH box helicase, which translates to MSKHTFEQYAINATVSHVIKKLGFQEPTPIQQQVLPAALRGESLIGQSHTGSGKTHAFLLPMLNKMEENLNQVQYVITAPTRELAIQLYDEVKKAIQLAEKEESWIAKLVIGGTDKQKMMEKLASNPPQIVVGTPGRILDMVKEEALNFGTVKAFVIDEADLMVDLGFMEDVDQILIHTNPEVQIMVFSATIPERLQPFLKKYLDNPTHIQIQDQKPAPESMEHRLIPLRHKHPADIIIEISKTIQPYLAIIFTNGKDQADELAEALLDRGLETGIIHGGLSPRERKRMLKDLQSLRYQYIVATDLAARGIDIQGVSHVINASLPKEEEFYIHRVGRTARAGLQGTAINLYKEEDLPLIEKLEKRGLEFEFYDIRNQEWKKIKAHNVRQTRQPKDTELDKKARQMVRKPKKVKPGYKKKMKRATEKNKRKLKRDSFRKGR; encoded by the coding sequence ATGAGCAAACATACATTTGAACAGTATGCCATCAATGCGACGGTGAGCCATGTGATAAAGAAGCTGGGCTTTCAAGAGCCAACCCCTATCCAGCAACAGGTTCTTCCTGCTGCTTTAAGAGGTGAAAGCCTAATCGGTCAGTCCCATACTGGCTCTGGCAAAACGCACGCTTTTTTGCTTCCGATGCTGAATAAGATGGAAGAAAATTTAAACCAGGTCCAGTATGTCATTACTGCCCCCACCAGGGAATTAGCTATACAATTATATGATGAAGTAAAAAAAGCGATTCAACTTGCAGAGAAGGAAGAAAGCTGGATTGCAAAGCTGGTCATCGGTGGTACGGATAAACAGAAAATGATGGAGAAACTGGCCTCCAATCCTCCTCAAATCGTTGTAGGAACGCCGGGCAGGATTCTCGACATGGTGAAAGAAGAAGCGTTAAACTTCGGAACTGTCAAAGCATTTGTCATTGATGAAGCTGATTTGATGGTTGATTTAGGATTTATGGAAGATGTCGATCAAATCCTCATACACACCAATCCAGAAGTTCAGATCATGGTCTTTTCTGCGACCATTCCAGAACGGCTGCAGCCGTTTTTAAAAAAATACCTTGATAATCCGACTCATATCCAAATTCAAGATCAAAAGCCTGCTCCGGAATCGATGGAACATAGGCTCATTCCGCTTCGCCACAAGCATCCTGCTGATATCATTATCGAGATTTCAAAGACGATCCAGCCTTACCTCGCTATTATTTTCACTAATGGCAAAGACCAAGCGGATGAACTTGCTGAGGCATTGCTGGATAGAGGGCTGGAAACAGGCATCATTCACGGCGGTCTGTCTCCTCGTGAGCGAAAACGCATGCTCAAAGATCTCCAAAGTTTGCGTTATCAGTATATCGTTGCTACTGATCTTGCAGCACGAGGCATTGATATTCAGGGTGTCAGTCACGTGATTAATGCCAGTCTCCCGAAAGAAGAAGAATTTTATATTCACCGGGTCGGCAGAACAGCACGTGCAGGTTTACAAGGAACGGCCATCAATTTGTATAAAGAAGAGGATCTTCCTCTGATCGAAAAATTAGAGAAGCGCGGATTGGAATTTGAATTTTACGACATTCGAAATCAAGAATGGAAAAAAATCAAAGCTCATAATGTAAGGCAGACGCGTCAGCCAAAAGACACAGAACTTGATAAGAAAGCGCGTCAGATGGTAAGAAAACCGAAAAAAGTGAAACCAGGTTATAAAAAGAAAATGAAACGGGCAACAGAAAAAAACAAACGCAAACTAAAGAGAGACAGTTTTCGCAAAGGACGATGA